One Urocitellus parryii isolate mUroPar1 chromosome 14, mUroPar1.hap1, whole genome shotgun sequence DNA segment encodes these proteins:
- the Hrurf gene encoding protein HRURF yields MAQPTASAQKLVRPIRAVCRILQIPESDPSNLRP; encoded by the coding sequence ATGGCGCAACCCACGGCCTCGGCCCAGAAGCTGGTGCGGCCGATCCGCGCCGTGTGCCGCATCCTGCAGATCCCGGAGTCCGACCCCTCCAACCTGCGGCCCTAG